TGTCCCACCGCGACGATGGTTTCGCCGGCGTCGCGGCGCGCCTTGAGCATGGGCAGCAACTCCAGAGTCACCTCCGGGTTGCAGGAAAAGCTGTATTGGCGCCGCCCATCACGCTCCCGTGTGGCCAGCAGTTGCGCCACCACATTGACGCCCCGGGCATTGATGTCACGGGCGGCGTGGGTGTAGTTGACGCTGATGTAATGCCGTTGGGCATCCGTGCTGTTCAGCAAGCTGCCGGGCTGGAAAAAGAACTCGAACACACGGATGTTCTCCGGCAAGGCGTCCTTGCGCACCGCGTGCAAATAATCCAGTTCCTCGTAATCAGCAAACACACGGTCGGCGAACGGTTCGAGAAAACGCCGCTCCAAATCACTGCCGGCACCGGGCCGCCCCAGGGACAGAGCAGTATAAATTTCCAGGGACAGGGACCGGTCGGCCTTCACCCGCTGGTACAAGGCATTCACGAAGCGATTGGGTTTACCCAGACCCAGCGGCAGTCCCAGGCGCACCTCGCCGCCGGTGAGTTCAAGAACCCGGTCCACCGCCTGTTCGGCGTTGTCCATGTGTTGCGGCATGGCTGACTCCATCATTCCAGATCAGCCGACAGCATATCGCGACCGTCCGGCCGCTCCTACACGTTAGACATTGTTTTGCGGAGAGGGAGCGTTTCACGCAGCGGCTTTGGCCCCTATCCTCACTGTAGGAGCCAGCCCTGCTGGCGAAGGGCTTTGTCTCCCGCCGCCGTAGTGATTCGCCAGCAGGGCTGGCTCCTACAGGTACTTCGTAGCTGCCTTGGAATTGACGTCCGACCACTCAGGCAAACGAAAATTCAGGTGCCTAATACATCGGCTCGGAGATAATTTTCACATCGCTGGCTTTCATGCTGTAGCCGGCCTGGCCGTACTCGGTTTCTTCCGGTGTCACCTTGAGCGTGCCGGTGACCTGCAAGGCGCCCATGATGGCATCCAGCGGCACGCCCTTGCCGCTGGCGCGGACCAGGATGATCTGATTGCGCGGCGGCGGCGGCGCATGAATACAGGCGCCGAAATACGGCACCAGCAGAAATTCGCGCACATGGTCGGCGTCGCCCTCCAGCGGCACGCCGAAGCCGGTCAGCCGGATGTCCTTGTCGTCCAGACTTTGCTGCAACGGCGCGCTGTTCCACAGCGCCTGGATGTCGTCCATGATCGACATCGCCTCGGGGTCTTCGTCCTCGGTGCGGTTGATACGCTCGGCCAGTTCGTTGACTTCCTTTTCCGGGTTCCAGTCTTCCGGTATCAGATGGTCCCATTCCAGTGTCACCGGCGCCGCCCGCGCCATCAGCGTCAGCATCGCCAACACCA
This sequence is a window from Alloalcanivorax dieselolei B5. Protein-coding genes within it:
- a CDS encoding DUF3299 domain-containing protein: MRFALVVVLAMLTLMARAAPVTLEWDHLIPEDWNPEKEVNELAERINRTEDEDPEAMSIMDDIQALWNSAPLQQSLDDKDIRLTGFGVPLEGDADHVREFLLVPYFGACIHAPPPPRNQIILVRASGKGVPLDAIMGALQVTGTLKVTPEETEYGQAGYSMKASDVKIISEPMY